The Lolium rigidum isolate FL_2022 chromosome 1, APGP_CSIRO_Lrig_0.1, whole genome shotgun sequence region TGGTTTGATGATACCTTAGATCTATATAGATTGAATTTTGCCATGATCACTCTTATACCTAAAGAAAATGAGGCTAGGTCCATGAAGAAGTTTAGACCTATTAGCCTTCTGAATTCCTCTTTTAAGATCTTTACCAAGGTTCTGACTAATAGATTGGCTAAGATCATTGATAGACTTATTTCTTATCATCAGTCAGCCTTCATTAGAGGAAGATTTATTTTAGAAAGTGTTGTTACTGCACATGAAGTTATTCATGAAGTGCATAAGAATAAGGATAAAGGTTTAGTTTTAAAACTTGACTATGAGAAGGCATATGACAAGGTTAACCTAGATTTCCTGTATGAAGTTTTGGAGCTCAGAGGCTTCAACCCCACCTTCATTAGATTTATTAAACAAATTACTCAGGGAGGATCTGTTGGGGTAAAGGTTAATGACATTGAAGGGAATTTTTTCTTGACTGGCAAAGGTTTAAGACAGGGGGACCCCATTGCCCCTCTCTTATTCAATTGCATTGTAGATGTTTTCTCTAGGATGTTAGTTAAAGGGACAGAAGGTGGTTTGATTAGTGGGCTCTGCCCCAATTTCTTACCTGGAGGAATTGTTAGtctccaatatgctgatgatactctttTGTTCCTTAAAAATGATCAGAGAGTTGCTTTAAATTTGAGATGGATTCGTACTTGTTTTGAGCAAATTTCTGGCATgagaattaactttcataaaagtgaacTTATTCCTATTAATATGGATAATAATGAAACTCAACCTTTCCTGGATATTTTCCAATGTGTCATGGGAGATTTTCCTGTTAAGTATCTAGGTATACCTTTGCATTATGATAGATTGAGACGTGAGGATCTGCAACCTATCATTGAAAATATTCTTAAAAGAATTACTGGCTGGAGAGGGAAACTTCTATCCTCTGCGGCCAAGAGGATTCTCATACAGTCTTGTTTAGCTAGTATCCCTATTTATCTTCTTTCCTTCTTTAAGTTCCCCAAGTGGGCTCTGCATCTGATTGATTCACAGATGGCCAACTTTATGTGGAATGATGAAGAAGGTAATCATAAAATTCATTTAGCTAATTGGCCTTCCATATGCATGAAAAAGGACTTTGGAGGTTTAGGTATTCCAAATCTCCAAGATCTAAACATTTGTTTGATTGGGTCTTGGATTAAGAGATATATTCAGGGTGAAGGGGCATTGTGGAGAAGAGTCCTAGATACTAAATATAACACTAGAAACCCAAACATTCTGTCCTGTCATGACATTCAGCCTTCCACTTTCTGGAAAGGTGTTATGTGGGCTGCTAAAGCAGTGAAATTTGTATATAAATGGCATGTAGGGAATGGTAAATCCATAAAGTTCTGGGAAGACATTTGGTTTGGCAATTTCCCTTTGGCTACCCAATTCTGGGATCTTTATTTTGTTTCTAACCAACAGAATAGAACCATCTCTGAGCTCTGGGATGGCCAGGAGATTAGAGGTACTTTTAGGAGAACCTTCACTGATGACATGATGGTTCAGTGGTTTGAACTGCTAGAGATTGCTAAGActattattttctctcaagagGAAGATCAGTTGATCTGGCAATACACCTCTTCTGGGATTTACTCATCTAGCTCTCTGTATGCTATCATTAATTTTAGAGGTGTCACTCCAGTTTATCTACCTGCTGTTTGGAAACTGAAAATCCCTCCTAGGATTCAAATTTTTCTTTGGTTGTTCTCCCAGAATAAGATCATGACTAGGGATAATCTGAGAGCTAGAGGTATTCCTAAACCCATGACCTGTGAGATGTGTTCTGAATTTGAATCAGTACACCATCTTATGTTTGAATGTATAGTGGCTAGATCTATTTGGAACTTGTTTGAAGAGATCTTTGAAGTGCAGGTTACTAACTTTGAATCAATTGCTTCAAAATGGCTCTGTAACAAAAAATTCATGCACTTTAATGTAGCTTCTTCGACTGTTCCGTGGAGTTTATGGCTTAATAGAAATAGTCCGGTGTTTAACAAAACCACTTGGATTAATGTGAAACAGGTGTGGCGAAGGGTTCTCTTCCTCCTTCGGGACTGGTTGAAACCTTTCAAAGAGCTAGAGTCCGGAGGAAACGGTCGATTCATGGACCTCGCTTGCTAGCCGGTTTAAGAGCTCCTCTCTGCCTCCCGGTGGGGTGAAATGTCCCTCCTTCGATCGGGTCTCTTCCTGGAACTCAAGCTTTGATGGCAGGGCGTCGCTAGCCTACCTCCTGGACAATCCTGGTGACTCCCACAAGATTCATGTGGTCACCTGATCGATGGACTGAGAAGGTGGTGTAGTCTCAAGAGGATGCCGAAGGAAAAGCTGAGAAGATTGGGAGCTGCGCTAGTAGGCTCCTTCTTATCTGTTTGGTTGTAATGGATTTAGTTATCGTATGGTTTTAGTGTGTGCACACTATTCCCAGTTTGAACTAGCCCAAGGCCTCGCTGGTATTTCGGAGTTGGTTGGGATGGCAACCAGTCTCCCCAGCAAAAGCCTGATCTTTCTTTTCGGTTATGTTGTTTTAGCTATCTTCTGTATAAGACTTggcttcttttcaatgaaatggagCTGGGGGGAGAcccctgttgatctaaaaaaaaaaacatttggtCTCATTGGATGGCCTGCATCTTCCAATATCTTTTCGTGGGCTAGTTTATTTTTAAGTTTGGTGGTGATCTTTTCGAGGGCTAATTTACTTTTTAAGTTTGGTGATGAATTGAGGTGGAGGGgacacctaagagcatctccacttgttccttctggATTTCGGTCTGTTTTAGGGTCCATATTGGAGACGCAGGTGGTAAAACTAGGGACCGGACGGCTTCCAGTCGGAGCCCCTAtactaaaaaaattaaatttcaaaATGTAACACAATTTTAGAAATAAATAGTAGATTCATAGATAGTTCGATCATACTTGACCAATATTTctagaaatttaaaaacatagaCATTTTAAAAACCTAAAACTAGTAACGGCAGTTGCCGCCTAGGCCTAGCCTTTTTGCGAGCCAGAGTAGTCTTAAAGAAGAAAAATGGAAAAGAATGAAAAAATGCAATGTGATTTCTGATCCAATaagaaatattttgaaaacctTTTCTCTGAAAAGAAAAGATGTTTGCGATCCCTTGCCCGCTCGATTAAAGAAAGTGGGATCTGGCCTTGCATTTTTTAGATAGGGCTCCCTCACGGCATTCTAGCTCTTGCATTTGAAAGTCGATTTAGGATTCAAATTCTATGTAGAGAGGTGAATTCTATTTTTGGCCGAAAACGATTGTAATGAACATATGAAATCTATGAGAAATGAGAAAATAAAATGGTACTTAACCCAAACGGTTTGATTAAGGTATAAATCCGTCTTGAGAGTCATTCATCTCCAAAATGCTCGAACCTGAATCTAACCTCATGAATCCTACTTCTCCTACGCGGTCGCTATTTCAGAAGGCCCATTTTCGATGTGATTATGCTCGCCTATGTCATACAATATATGACTTTTCTGAAGTTCGCTAGACCATATATAATATCAACGTGATCATTTGTTATCACTTCCACAGTTTGCTAACCCGCAACGAAATCAAAATTAACATGTAGTTGAATGGTTATGAGGGTAATGGTGCTCTCCTCATCCCACAAGAGATCAAATCCTAGCTTTGAGACTTTGTCGGAATATGCTTTCAGCGAGAAGCGACATTTACTTTTGTAGCTATACGTTTGTGGTGGTTTCGTCAATCTTAAAATCCACATCAGTTTGTTAAACTCAGTCAACGAGCAACCGACAGTAAACCCGGGAAATGCGGATCGCTCTGCCACGTGGCCTTTTTTCCCTGTTGCAGCTCTAGGCGGCCGACTTCGGATGCGAGGTCGACTTCCCCTTCCAATAAGTGTCCATCCACGACGCATGCTAGTAGGAGTAGCTGCGCACTTGTTCCTTTCCTCTACCTAATCCATGTCGATCGACATCGCGTAGCTGTCAGGCCGCGTCAGCCTCCTCCACCCGTTCGCAGCAGGCCACCCACGCGTCGCACGGCGATTCGTCCACCTGGAGCACGGCTCCGCCTATATAATACCCCCGCTCGACCAGCTAGCCGGAGAAGGAAAGCAAAGCACCAACCACAGCTAGAAAAACAACAGCTAGAGATCGAAACCACCCAGACCAAGAAGATGCAGCACGCCAAGGTGAAGGTGAAGGACAGCGCGAGCGCCATGAAGGCGAACGCGACGATCACCCGGGCCAAGGTGGCCGAGAaggcggaggcggcgacggcgaggtcgcACGACGAACGGGAACTGGCGCACGagcgcggcgcggccaaggtcgCCGCCGCTGAGATGGAGCTGCACCAGGCCAAGGTGGCGCACCGCGAGGAGGCCATGGAGCACCGCCTCCGCAAGCACGTCCACGGCCACAAGAAAGACGacaagcacggcggcggccactgATATATTCAAGCATGACCCCGCGCGTGTGTGCGTGTATGTGTATATGTGGTGTGTTTGTGATGTAGCCTGGCtgaatttcctctttttctttcccTTTACTTCCGTACTGTGCGCCGTACGTGTTAGTGTTGATTTGACGTCGGCCTCGATTTGACTTCACATTGACATTGTtggtaatctatacctaataataaaggagctaaggtttctgccaaaattttcgtccaactttttattggacgaatttaccctcccaccaaaatacataaTACTGCAGATTGCCATTGTACCGATTCGTCCTGTTTTGTTCTTTCTGGCCCCTCTAACCGAGCCGGGCAGATGCTCTGCCCGAGCACCGCGGGCCACGCCTCCGCCGCGCGCATCGCCTGCCCGAGCGCCGCCGCGAGCCGTGCCGTCCAAGCCGCCTGCCCGAGCGCCGCCGCGAGCCGTGCCGTCCAAGCCCTCTCCGACCGCCACACACGTGGGGAGGCCTCCGGTAGCCGGCGACGGAGGAGGGGAGTGGCCGGAAGGCAGAACCCTTCGTCCGCACGCTGGCTCGGCTCCTCGCGGCGGTAGGCGGCGGCGGGACGAGGGAGCGGCCGGAAGGGAGAGCCCGTGTCCGCGGCTGGCCTAGCCCTCTATCTCCAGCCACCGGAGAGATCCACCTCCTCCGAACGGTGGAACGGAATCGCAACAGCACCAATCCTACTCTCCCCCAAGATCCCGAACGGAGGAGGCACTCATCAAGATGGTCCGGCGATTGGAGGGAGGCGCAAGGGCGACGCGCTCGGGGCGGCGCTTGGTGCGCGGGGCAGTCGGAGGAGGATGGGGTGGAGGCGCGCCTGCGCGAGGCGGTAGAAACGGAGGCCGATCAGCGCGAGCTCCAGGTCGCAGTACCGGTTCGTACAGGTTCGTTTTCTCTTCTCTAGCCGAGAGCGAGAGCAGAGAACTTCTCTGCCGCGCAACGCGATTCGCACGCCTCTCGCCGTTGGCCGGCGTGAGGAAAGCGAGCAGAGAAGCAACGCTGAACTAGCAAGCAGAGAAGCAGCGCtcaaccaaccttgggcttcctGCATGCTCATGCCCGCTAGCTGTTTGGAGAAATGCACCAGCGACGACTGATGTTTGATGGTATTTTGGACCGTATAGCTGTATATAACACGGAATACGTACGTTCACCACTGCGTATGTTGGTTACTAGCAATACATACAAATACATAATGGTGGTTAAATGTCCACATATGCTATGGGTACAGGTTGTTCACGACAGGAAGAGACGAGTCCAGATCTTAACAAATTGAGGAATCCTAGACGGTCACGCACGTACGTTGCCCACTGCCTTAGCTTGGCGTCGTTGCCTATATATAAACATGGCGCAAGGCACACGGGAAGGGCCATACGTGCGGGGTACCTAGACGTAGGAGAGGCAGCCACCATGCCAGATCAAGACAACAGCAGATGACAAACTCCCGACGAAAAGATAGGAAACGCGCCTACCAGAAAGAGCGATGTGATCTCCGTTCGCATGTCGTGCTCTGTTGTAAGTTAACACGCGGTGTGGCGGTCCTCCGGCAAGGAGCGACACGATCAAATTAGTACTACTTCCGCCCGATTTGTGGTTTCGTTTGGTGTCCGGGCAGCAAAGCAAAGGCTGGTCTTGATCGAAGTTTGCAAAGTACATCAATCGAGGACTCGGCGACACCTACCACCACCAAATCTGCCAACGCCGTCGTGTCAATGTTTGCCCCGCCACGTAGATCCGTTGCTGTCCAGACTGCCATCGTGTTGAGTGTCGGCACTGCCGCGCAGATCCGTTGGCATCTAGACCGCCGTATGACATAATTGGTGGAGACATCTTGGAGTGGGTGCAGTGGCCGGAGAACGGGGAGTCAACACCGAGCGTAGGAGGATTATACATATTCGATCCAGTGATCCAGTATTGGTGGAATGCCGCCACCGACGCTAACGCCAATGTCATAGAAAGATCTATGCAATCGTTAATAGGAGAGCAGGTGGTgcctaatcaacacaacaacacaaaTTACACCGAAGGAAATCAGCGTCTAATTACTCTGCAACATGCCCATATTGCAGGTATCATGACGAGCACCAAACCTTTTTAGCAGGGGACGAGCACCAAACCTGAACCCAGGAAGAATACTCTCCTCGCATTGTCGATGTTCGTGTGTGCTGGTTTGGTTAATTTAACAAGATTTAATTAATTTTAGTGTTTTTTCATATATTTAACGAGTGATTTTCTGCGTGATGATTATTTATTTTATAATGATATAACTAAAATTATAATTTAAATccgtcgcaacgcacgggcacttttgctagttaaTAAAAAAAGAGTCGATAATGTTTTCTGTATAGTGCTTCAATATATACTTCCAGAGATTACAATTTTATGATTTTCGTCGGCCGATTCATGTTGCATGATATATTTACTTTGaaactataagagcatctccagtcgcatcccccaaaccgatttggggtgcgccgaacaaaaaaacggttccagccgcgtaccccaaagccgatttttgtccggcgcggcccgatacggtgtccgggcccccgagcccgtccccgtcccacaggggacgcaccgggcacgccggacacaacgaaaagcgaggcgaaacgacgcgggcccgacgcatcagcggcacggaagcctaaaaccccgtcgcctacctttggtcaagcgacattaatggcgtccctggttttccaggcgacgcagggacgcgtctcgtcgtgcatggccgcgtggtcatccgcgccggcgttattgcgtgcaaccacccgctgccgccgctgtacgttaagacgccctgcggttcgtctcaatctctcaccgctcccaaaccttctcgtcgcccccccagatcttctcctcgccgctccaaacaatgtcgacctcttcctcccgcaagatcgccgcggcgaacggcttcggccgcggcagcctaaccgtgccggaggcgtgggcgttgtaccacgcCCAATATcttgtcccgccggacatgcgcctgccaagcagcggcggctggaagatggccgtgaatggcattggcgtcccgccgctacCGAAGCCGGGCACGGAGAAATGGAGGGACgacatcaaggcccggcgggctcaactcaccgccgaggagcaggCGGATaagacatgggcggccaaggacaacgaggACTGGTGGGCCACGTACTTCGAGGGCAAATACGACATtgagatgcacagcaccaccggcctcatcgacgggcccaacagctggagcAGGGACGgctgcgccctgttctggggcgttccgggtcgcgccctcgacaacgtcatccgtgacatccgcaacggcgctccaaggttggagacgccaccgtcaccgccaccgtctcctcaaggaggaccaccgcaatggcagccgaggaggaccgctgaaagtgcatggagcccccatgtgtggttttggtaattaatgacaatccctatggactattgtttgcattaagttatatttgtaggagttgtccataggcaattcttgaaccatatgttggcttcaaggttgcaataagaagaatttgatgaaggatatcaagtatcaagtatgtcttgaagatgaagatgaagtgagccctcaagttacttcaagacatcaacatgtttgtattaggttgcaataagaagaaatcgatgaaggatatcaagtgtcaagtatgtcttgaagatgaagatgaagtgatccctcaagttacttcaagacatcaacatgatgaagaatgaagaaatgaagtgcaagttcaagatgagccaactcgaagagttcataagcttgaagcttgccatggagaaatgaagtgcaagttcaaaatgagccatctcgaagagatcttttgcttgagtcttgccatccatatgatgatcatggatatgtgaagatgcgccgaagaagaagctctcccatggtggattatgggggagcaatccacatggtggtcatggttaagtgaagatgcgccgaagaagaagctctcccatggtggtttatgggggagcaatctacaagacttcgtcaagcaagcacaagcaagaaaggcgttccatcttgttgaggtcaagatcgtcgtcatcaagctcaagtggaatgcgcaagtataaggtttgctcttgatagggtttctttctcaccggtctcatagtgtagttggagaccggtttatagtttagttgccgtactatcaagagggctctcgagtgagtaactcgatcgtatcgttcggagagagctcaaacctttgcatccttgcatcatctttcttggttgttatttggaccttatccatgtgatgttttagagcttgtgcttattttcatgacaagctctagttcatcgaaaacggattttgcatagatcacttgttgcgttttcgagtttggttcatcatctttcttggttattatttggatcttatccatgtgatgatttagagcttgtgcttattgatggcgtgtatttcacacgttcgttgggcaaccccaagaggaaggtatgatgagcacagcaacaagttttccctcagaaagaaaccaaggtttatcgaaccaggaggagccaagaagcacgttgaaggttgatggcggcggggtgtagtgcggcgcaacaccagagattccggcgccaacgtggaactcgcacaacacaaccaaactactttgccccaacgaaacgagtgaggttgtcaatctcaccggcttgctgtaacaaaggattaaccgtattgtgtggaagatgattgtttgcgagagaaaacagtagaaacaagtattgcgagtagattgtatttcgagtaaagagaattggaccggggtccacagttcactagaggtgtctctcccataagacgaacggcatgttgggtgaacaaattacagttgggcaattgacaaataaagagagcatgacaatgcacatacatatcatgatgagtatagtgagatttaattgggcattacgacaaagtacatagaccgccatccaagctgcatctatgcctaaaaagtccaccttcggagttatcatccgaaccccctccaggtattaagttgcaaacaacgagacaattgcattaagtatggtgcgtaatgtaatcaacaactacatccttagacatagcatcaatgttttatccctagtggcaacagcacaacacaaccttagaactttacatccattgtcccggtgtcaatgcgggcatgaacccactatcgagcataagtactccctcttggagttaaaagcatctacttggccggagcatctactaataacggagagcatgcaagatcataaacaacacataagcataactttgataatcaacataacaagtattctctattcatcggatcccaacaaacgcaacatatagaattacatatagatgatcttgatcatgataggcagctcacaagatccaacaatgatagcacaatggggagaagacaaccatctagctactgctatggacccatagtccaggggtagactactcacacatcacaccggaggcgaccatggcggcgtagagtcctccgggagatgaatcccctctccggcggggtgccggaggcgatctccgggatcccccgagatgggatcggcggcgacggcgtctcagtaatgttttccgtatcgtggctctcggtactgggggtttcgtcacggaggctatttgtaggcggaagggcaagtcaagaggcggcacggggggcccacaccacaggccggcgcggccaagggtggggccgcgccgccctagggtttggccaccccgtggcccctcttcgtctcgtcttcggtcttctggaagcttcgtgagaaaataggcctccgggcttttatttcgtccaattccgagaatatttctttactaggatttctgaaaccaaaaacagcgagaaaacagcaatcggcacttcggcatcttgttaataggttagttccggaaaatgcacgaatatgatataaagtgtgcataaaacatgtagataacatcaataatgtggcatggaacacaagaaattatcgatacgttggagacgtatcagcatccccaagcttagttccgctcgtcccgagcaggtaaaacgataacaaagataatttctggagtgacatgccatcataaacttgatcatactatttgtaaagcatatgaagtgaatgcagcgatcaaaacaatggtgatgacatgagtaaacaagtgaatcataaagcaaagacttttcatgaatagcacttcaagacaagcatcaataagtcttgcataagagttaactcataaagcaataattcaaagtaaaggtattgaagcaacacaaaagaagattaagtttcagcggttgctttcaacttgtaacatgtatatctcatggatattgtcaacatagagtaatataatacgtgcaataagcaagtatgtaggaatcaatgcacagttcacacaagtgtttgcttcttgaggtggatagaaataggtgaactgactcaacattgaaagtaaaagaatggtcctcatagaggaaaaacatcgattgctatatttgtgctagagctttgattttgaaaacatgaaacaattttgtcaacggtagtaataaagcatatgcatcatgtaaattatatcttataagttgcaagcctcatgcatagtgtactaatagtgctcgcaccttgtcctaattagcttggactacctggattatcaccgcaatacatatgctttaaccaagtttcacaaaggggtacctctatgccgcctgtacaaaggtctaaggagaaagctcgcatttggatttctcgcttttgattattctcaacttagacatccataccgggacaacatagacaacagataatggactcctcttttaatgctttaagcattcaacaacaattaattcttttctcattagagatttgaggatgtttgtccaaaactgaaacttccaccatggaacatggctttagttagcggcccaatgttcttctctcacaatatgcatgctcaaaccattcaactcggtgtagatcgcccttacttcggacaagacgaacatgcatagcaactcacatgaaattcaacaacgagttgatggcgttccccagtaaacatggttatcgcacaacaagcaacttaataagagataaagtgcataattacatattcaataccacaatagtttttaagctatttgtc contains the following coding sequences:
- the LOC124667722 gene encoding late embryogenesis abundant protein 6-like yields the protein MQHAKVKVKDSASAMKANATITRAKVAEKAEAATARSHDERELAHERGAAKVAAAEMELHQAKVAHREEAMEHRLRKHVHGHKKDDKHGGGH